The proteins below come from a single candidate division WOR-3 bacterium genomic window:
- the nrdR gene encoding transcriptional regulator NrdR, with protein sequence MKCPYCYKDNDRVLDSRPTRDGSAVRRRRECLECQRRFTTYEYVERVPLMIIKSDGRREAYDREKLIRGIALACNKRPVSQETIEKLVSEIEEELADEYKLEVESKELGERVLNKLINIDEVAYVRFASVYRRFQSIEEFTVELNKLQKIRKECK encoded by the coding sequence ATGAAGTGTCCTTATTGCTATAAAGATAATGACCGGGTGTTAGATTCGCGACCAACACGTGATGGTTCAGCGGTCCGGCGGCGTCGAGAATGCCTGGAATGTCAGCGCCGCTTTACAACTTATGAGTATGTGGAGCGGGTGCCGTTAATGATCATTAAAAGCGACGGCCGCCGGGAAGCCTATGACCGGGAAAAGCTAATCCGGGGTATTGCTCTGGCCTGTAATAAACGACCGGTAAGCCAGGAGACGATTGAAAAGTTGGTTTCCGAAATCGAAGAAGAACTGGCTGATGAGTATAAATTAGAAGTGGAATCTAAAGAACTAGGGGAACGGGTATTAAATAAATTGATCAATATTGATGAAGTGGCTTATGTGCGATTCGCGTCGGTTTATCGACGGTTTCAAAGTATCGAGGAGTTTACCGTAGAATTAAACAAATTACAAAAAATAAGAAAGGAGTGTAAATGA
- a CDS encoding sodium-dependent transporter yields the protein MTETWQSRTSFILASIGSAIGLGNIWRFPYICYANGGGAFLIPYFIALFTAGIPLMILEFSLGHYFSAPAPMALGRVRRPFEVLGWFALLVGFGICTYYAVVMGWCFDYLGLAIKKAWGENTQEFFFNNFLKISSGPLEIGSIQGWIVLGLILSWIWIIACIWKGPTTVGKVVYFTVTIPWIILIVFVIRGVTLPGAIEGLKFYLTPNFSKLLDYKVWLNAYSQVFFSLTIGFGVQITYASCLPKKADVINNAFLISLADAATAFIGGFAVFATLGYYALKTGLPVERVVASGPQLAFVTYPTIINLLPIGSIVFGVLFFVMLLTLGIDSAFSLVEAGAAGIKEKFNLDRTKVNIGFGIVALLIGIIYTTRGGLYWLDIVDYFMNNFGLMIVALLQCIFIGYFYNLRSLRDYANNQSDFSIGPWWDFCIKFLTPVVLVFLVASNIIDRLRSSYGNYPRIAEFLGGWLLVILFLIVSGILYHQKQSNKIKRH from the coding sequence ATGACTGAGACTTGGCAAAGTCGGACATCTTTTATTTTGGCCTCTATTGGTTCAGCCATTGGACTTGGGAATATCTGGCGATTTCCTTATATCTGTTATGCGAATGGTGGAGGGGCATTTTTAATACCCTATTTTATTGCCTTGTTTACGGCCGGAATTCCGTTGATGATTTTAGAATTCTCCCTCGGACACTACTTTAGCGCCCCGGCACCGATGGCCTTAGGCAGGGTCCGTAGACCGTTTGAAGTTTTAGGATGGTTTGCCTTGTTGGTCGGCTTTGGAATTTGTACCTACTATGCGGTGGTGATGGGGTGGTGTTTCGATTATCTGGGCTTAGCGATAAAAAAAGCTTGGGGCGAGAATACCCAGGAATTTTTCTTCAATAATTTCTTAAAAATCTCCTCCGGTCCTTTAGAGATCGGTTCTATCCAAGGTTGGATCGTTTTAGGACTTATTCTTTCCTGGATCTGGATTATAGCTTGCATCTGGAAAGGTCCAACCACAGTCGGTAAGGTGGTCTATTTTACGGTGACGATCCCTTGGATAATATTAATTGTGTTTGTTATTCGTGGGGTAACTTTGCCGGGGGCAATTGAAGGGCTTAAGTTTTATCTAACTCCCAACTTCTCTAAGCTCTTAGATTATAAGGTCTGGCTCAATGCCTACTCCCAGGTCTTTTTCTCACTTACGATTGGATTTGGAGTTCAGATCACTTATGCCAGTTGTCTCCCGAAGAAAGCTGATGTAATCAATAATGCCTTTTTAATAAGTTTAGCTGATGCTGCGACCGCCTTTATTGGTGGTTTTGCTGTCTTTGCCACTCTGGGCTATTATGCGCTGAAAACCGGCCTACCGGTTGAGAGAGTTGTAGCCTCTGGTCCGCAACTGGCTTTTGTGACCTATCCGACAATTATTAATTTACTACCAATCGGTTCAATAGTATTTGGGGTATTATTCTTTGTGATGCTTCTGACCCTAGGAATTGACTCAGCCTTTTCCTTAGTCGAAGCCGGGGCGGCCGGGATTAAAGAGAAGTTTAACCTAGATCGAACAAAAGTAAATATTGGCTTTGGCATCGTAGCCTTATTAATTGGAATCATCTATACTACCCGGGGTGGCCTGTATTGGCTAGATATCGTGGACTATTTTATGAACAATTTTGGCTTAATGATTGTGGCACTGCTTCAATGTATCTTTATTGGGTATTTCTATAATCTGCGGTCGCTTAGAGATTATGCCAATAATCAGTCCGATTTTAGTATTGGTCCTTGGTGGGATTTTTGTATTAAGTTTCTTACCCCAGTCGTGTTGGTATTTTTGGTGGCCTCAAATATTATCGATCGTCTACGGTCTTCCTATGGTAATTATCCACGCATTGCTGAGTTTTTGGGTGGTTGGCTTCTGGTTATATTATTTTTAATCGTTTCTGGAATCCTTTATCACCAAAAGCAGTCTAATAAAATAAAAAGACATTAA
- a CDS encoding AAA family ATPase: MDNILGKYIDKCYKYVKNEEKIAALSRISWARSAGGCWSTKEGYILRGDVLKITVDQKNIDKDLRQAIEKRALIEKQIKLLIRTAKRRGVKLPFEELAQRYGLSSLEKLVFMTIFYNRLFNVKDGGIPYDLTVNEVFKKLGVEPSKYLQIDRALKRLKRLGLIFITISTVYVDYWDKDFRKISKLHSLFPVCSSKIEINPQIFEYFKLDTPINDRRKFTNNPDDNPDELPVEIETTILQVREPRIDFEQIILNQEQTQLVNQVIYHASQGIETLSNWGFDKTIKYGKGVVVLFYGPPGTGKTATAEAIAHRLGKRIGIVSYDQLLSKWLGESEKKTWC; the protein is encoded by the coding sequence ATGGATAACATTTTAGGTAAATATATCGATAAATGTTATAAATATGTAAAAAACGAGGAGAAGATCGCGGCGTTATCCCGCATCTCCTGGGCCCGTTCGGCCGGTGGTTGTTGGTCAACGAAAGAAGGATATATCCTAAGAGGGGACGTCTTGAAAATTACGGTTGACCAAAAGAATATAGACAAAGATCTGCGCCAGGCAATTGAGAAACGCGCTCTAATTGAAAAACAAATTAAGCTACTTATCAGAACTGCCAAACGGAGAGGTGTTAAACTGCCATTTGAAGAACTTGCCCAACGATATGGGCTATCGTCTTTGGAAAAATTGGTTTTTATGACAATTTTTTACAACCGATTATTCAATGTAAAAGACGGAGGCATCCCATACGATCTTACTGTTAATGAAGTTTTTAAAAAATTAGGAGTCGAACCGAGTAAATATCTTCAAATTGACCGAGCACTTAAGAGGTTAAAGCGGTTGGGATTAATATTTATAACAATCTCCACCGTATATGTCGACTATTGGGATAAGGATTTTAGGAAGATATCGAAATTGCACTCGTTGTTCCCGGTTTGCTCTAGCAAGATCGAAATTAATCCCCAAATTTTTGAATACTTTAAGCTAGATACTCCTATTAATGACAGGCGTAAATTTACTAACAACCCTGATGACAACCCTGATGAATTACCGGTCGAAATCGAAACCACAATACTTCAAGTCCGAGAACCGAGGATAGATTTTGAGCAAATTATTCTCAATCAGGAACAAACCCAGTTGGTTAATCAAGTGATCTATCATGCTAGCCAGGGCATTGAAACTTTATCTAATTGGGGTTTTGATAAAACCATAAAGTATGGCAAAGGGGTGGTGGTGCTGTTTTATGGACCACCTGGTACTGGCAAGACTGCAACCGCCGAAGCCATTGCCCATCGCTTGGGCAAAAGAATAGGGATTGTGAGCTATGACCAACTTTTAAGTAAATGGTTAGGGGAGTCAGAAAAAAAAACTTGGTGTTAG
- a CDS encoding ATP-binding protein produces the protein MLAFNEARETDCVLLFDEADSLFACRLTESRSVDRMHNYMTNILMQELERFDGVVILTTNREYAFDEAFPRRILYKIKFDIPGPAERARIWRALIPPEAPLAPDVDFNLLAEKYALTGGEIKNVIIKAALEGASQNSNMLSMALFTKYAEIELENTDRKVKRHIGFRND, from the coding sequence GTGTTAGCATTTAATGAAGCCCGGGAGACCGATTGTGTTCTACTATTTGACGAGGCTGATAGTCTTTTTGCTTGCCGCCTTACTGAGTCACGGAGTGTAGATCGAATGCATAATTATATGACCAATATTCTGATGCAGGAACTAGAGCGATTTGATGGGGTGGTGATTTTAACCACCAATCGAGAATATGCGTTTGATGAGGCATTTCCGCGTCGGATTCTTTATAAGATTAAGTTTGATATTCCTGGGCCTGCCGAGCGGGCTAGGATCTGGCGGGCCTTAATACCCCCTGAGGCGCCCTTGGCTCCAGATGTCGATTTTAACCTATTAGCCGAGAAATATGCCCTTACCGGCGGAGAAATTAAAAATGTGATTATAAAAGCCGCCCTCGAAGGTGCCTCGCAGAATTCGAATATGTTGTCAATGGCATTATTTACTAAATATGCCGAGATCGAACTGGAAAATACAGATCGAAAAGTTAAACGTCATATTGGTTTTAGGAATGACTAA
- a CDS encoding ATP-binding protein, translating to MNSQKSMDLDSKKSIINSYIDKCYELVRIHERLVRLSRQEGRWFPFGGSDLDINDTSVNKTFRETLKEKARIEKELKKIIRQAKAQGLTLPFEEIAQKYNLSPSAKLLLMVVFYHGTLDSRDEEVVCGRIFEVLATKPSENLELRRIINQFLETELLEEASDDSWLLTSRSRRAELLSNLQVRLGPKVLEILKPALDLNFINPRGSKKIFNELRMKPKAHKILSIREPQLSFDQIVHPEERLQMLNRIIFDIKYGNEKLLKWGFDKTIKYGKGVVVLFYGPPGTGKTATAEAIACETKKKLGVVNYAQLLNYYVGESEKNLMKVFNEARDENCILLFDEADSLFACRLTESRSVDRMHNYMTNILMQELERFDGVVILTTNREYAFDEAFPRRILYKIKFDIPGPAERARIWRALIPPEAPLAPDVDFNLLAEKYALTGGEIKNAILKAVKDSIYLGNECITMELLSKHAQAELENVNRKTKKSVGFKAE from the coding sequence ATGAATAGCCAAAAATCAATGGATTTGGATAGCAAAAAATCAATAATAAACTCGTATATTGATAAATGCTATGAGCTAGTTAGGATCCATGAGAGATTAGTTAGGCTCTCGCGACAAGAAGGTAGGTGGTTTCCATTCGGCGGTTCCGATTTGGATATAAATGATACCTCAGTTAACAAAACATTCCGAGAAACATTAAAAGAGAAAGCACGCATTGAAAAAGAACTCAAGAAAATTATACGCCAGGCGAAAGCTCAAGGGTTAACTTTGCCATTTGAGGAAATTGCCCAAAAGTATAATTTATCGCCATCAGCAAAATTACTGCTCATGGTGGTTTTTTACCATGGAACTCTGGATTCGAGGGACGAAGAGGTAGTGTGTGGACGGATTTTTGAGGTTTTGGCTACGAAGCCCAGTGAAAATTTAGAGCTTAGGAGGATAATTAACCAGTTTTTAGAAACTGAACTATTAGAAGAGGCCTCAGATGACTCTTGGTTGCTTACATCCCGGTCCCGGCGAGCTGAGCTTTTAAGCAATCTTCAAGTTCGGCTAGGTCCAAAAGTCCTTGAGATTTTAAAACCGGCCCTAGATCTCAATTTTATAAACCCTCGAGGTTCTAAAAAAATTTTTAATGAGTTGAGGATGAAGCCGAAAGCCCATAAAATTCTTAGTATTCGGGAGCCTCAATTGAGCTTTGACCAAATTGTTCATCCTGAGGAGCGACTTCAAATGCTTAATCGGATTATTTTTGATATTAAGTACGGTAATGAAAAATTATTAAAATGGGGTTTTGATAAAACCATAAAGTATGGCAAAGGGGTGGTGGTGCTGTTTTATGGACCACCTGGCACCGGTAAGACCGCAACTGCCGAGGCTATAGCCTGCGAAACTAAAAAGAAACTTGGAGTTGTAAACTACGCACAACTTTTAAACTACTATGTTGGTGAGTCAGAAAAGAATTTGATGAAAGTTTTTAACGAGGCTCGAGACGAGAACTGTATATTGCTATTTGACGAGGCTGATAGTCTTTTTGCTTGCCGCCTTACTGAGTCACGGAGTGTAGATCGAATGCATAATTATATGACCAATATTCTGATGCAGGAACTAGAGCGATTTGATGGGGTGGTGATTTTAACCACCAATCGAGAATATGCGTTTGATGAGGCATTTCCGCGTCGGATTCTTTATAAGATTAAGTTTGATATTCCTGGGCCTGCCGAGCGGGCTAGGATCTGGCGGGCCTTAATACCCCCTGAGGCGCCCTTGGCTCCAGATGTCGATTTTAACCTATTAGCCGAGAAATATGCCCTTACCGGCGGAGAAATCAAAAATGCCATACTTAAAGCTGTCAAAGATAGTATTTATTTAGGAAATGAGTGTATTACGATGGAGTTGCTCTCGAAACACGCCCAGGCTGAGCTGGAAAATGTCAATCGGAAGACTAAGAAGTCAGTAGGATTTAAGGCCGAATGA
- a CDS encoding trypsin-like peptidase domain-containing protein, whose product MRRIIVYLVALLLIILGGAFILLPRASKTIVLHQYDTSDLIKKTSLETELNNSRVTAIVRAARKVSPAVVSITVIQERIVTTAPFFSPFADPFFDEFFRDFFPRRQYREQVQSLGSGVIISPDGDIVTNAHVVEKATKIKVTLPDNREFDGEVVEIDPTYDLALVRVKGKNLPYAELGSSDDLMIGEWCIALGNPFGFLLEDAQPTVTVGVISAVNRTIKSSRGDERVYRNMIQTDAAINPGNSGGPLVNALGEVIGINTFIFSRSGGSEGIGFAIPINVVKKFIKEAQSTAKKKISEAEIPKVKTKIGLIVSDNNYTLMRKYRLTSAEGVVVVEVERNSIGEILGVMAGDIVKSLNNTQPKNAQDLAKIAEQIGRQVDLVIDRQGETIRMFYRY is encoded by the coding sequence ATGCGACGAATCATCGTCTATCTTGTTGCTCTCCTTCTGATTATCCTAGGTGGTGCGTTTATCTTATTACCCCGGGCCAGTAAGACGATTGTGCTTCATCAATATGACACCTCGGATCTTATAAAAAAGACAAGTCTTGAGACCGAGCTTAATAATTCTCGAGTTACAGCCATTGTTCGGGCGGCAAGAAAGGTAAGCCCAGCCGTGGTTTCAATTACTGTGATTCAGGAACGCATTGTTACCACTGCGCCATTTTTTAGTCCATTTGCTGATCCATTTTTTGACGAGTTCTTTCGAGATTTTTTCCCTCGTCGCCAATATCGTGAGCAGGTTCAGAGTTTAGGATCTGGGGTTATCATTAGCCCGGATGGCGATATTGTGACAAACGCCCATGTTGTAGAAAAAGCCACAAAAATCAAAGTAACTCTACCAGATAATCGCGAGTTTGACGGTGAAGTCGTTGAGATCGATCCTACTTATGACTTGGCTTTAGTACGGGTCAAAGGGAAAAATTTACCATACGCTGAGCTAGGCAGCTCTGATGATTTAATGATTGGTGAATGGTGTATTGCTCTAGGTAATCCCTTTGGTTTTTTACTTGAGGATGCCCAACCAACTGTTACCGTTGGTGTAATCTCAGCTGTAAACCGGACAATAAAGTCTAGTCGGGGTGACGAACGGGTTTATCGGAATATGATTCAGACCGATGCCGCTATTAATCCAGGAAATTCCGGTGGGCCATTAGTAAACGCTTTAGGTGAGGTTATTGGCATAAACACATTTATTTTCTCACGCAGCGGTGGTTCCGAGGGTATTGGCTTTGCGATTCCTATAAATGTTGTGAAGAAATTCATTAAAGAAGCCCAAAGCACAGCAAAGAAAAAGATCAGCGAAGCGGAAATCCCGAAAGTGAAGACCAAGATCGGCCTTATTGTCAGTGATAACAATTATACGCTAATGCGGAAATATCGGCTAACTTCAGCTGAGGGGGTTGTAGTAGTGGAAGTGGAACGAAACTCGATTGGCGAGATTTTAGGCGTGATGGCAGGCGATATTGTGAAATCACTTAATAACACCCAGCCAAAGAATGCGCAAGATTTAGCAAAAATTGCCGAACAGATAGGCCGCCAAGTTGATTTAGTTATTGACCGACAGGGCGAAACAATTAGAATGTTTTACCGATACTAA
- the purB gene encoding adenylosuccinate lyase, whose amino-acid sequence MLERYTTPEMKILWSEETKYQLWLEVEQAVARVQGELRIIPKNFYKKLKKIKLDTSKISEYEGLFQHDVIGFLRAIEDQLATDSKYLHWGLTSYDIVDTALALRCLKAIDYLLEALRDLRTVIKNLALKYKYTLMIGRTHGIHAQPITFGVKCLSWYSEIQRNIMRLIITKENLRYGKISGAVGCYQTVSPEVERRALKYLGLKPEPVSTQIIPRDRHAELLAVLAILAGGLERIATEIRNLQRSEIDEVSEPFSKTQRGSSAMPHKRNPIISERICSLARLIRGYLLVSLENIAQWHERDLTNSANERITIPATTSIIHYMILKLIAVLKNLVVKPEQMAKNLQASNELYLSQNLMLHLIKKGLDRNKAYELVQKLSFEAQARSQPLSRVALEHKQIKEILSHQELDDLFSENRLKSNVDIIFNRTLKLKERSNNDRF is encoded by the coding sequence ATGCTGGAACGATATACGACTCCAGAGATGAAAATACTTTGGTCGGAGGAGACCAAGTATCAATTATGGCTAGAAGTTGAACAAGCCGTAGCCCGAGTCCAAGGTGAATTGAGGATTATTCCTAAAAATTTTTATAAAAAGCTAAAAAAAATTAAATTAGACACTTCAAAGATCTCCGAGTACGAAGGACTATTTCAGCATGATGTCATTGGATTTCTACGAGCGATTGAGGACCAGTTAGCTACTGACAGTAAATATCTTCATTGGGGGCTAACATCTTATGATATTGTTGATACCGCCTTAGCGCTTAGATGCCTAAAAGCAATTGATTATTTACTGGAAGCCTTGCGAGATCTCAGGACAGTTATAAAAAATTTAGCCCTAAAATACAAATACACCCTCATGATTGGCCGTACCCATGGTATTCATGCCCAACCGATTACTTTTGGCGTTAAGTGTCTTTCTTGGTATAGCGAGATACAACGAAATATTATGCGTCTAATAATTACTAAAGAAAATTTACGGTACGGCAAAATTTCTGGTGCGGTTGGGTGTTATCAAACCGTCTCACCCGAGGTGGAACGTCGGGCATTGAAATATTTAGGGTTGAAGCCAGAGCCGGTTTCTACTCAGATTATTCCCCGAGACCGTCACGCCGAGCTATTAGCGGTTTTAGCAATTTTGGCTGGCGGCTTAGAACGGATTGCGACTGAGATTCGGAATCTGCAGCGGAGCGAAATCGACGAGGTCTCAGAGCCATTTAGCAAGACGCAACGAGGTTCGTCTGCTATGCCACATAAGAGAAATCCAATCATTTCCGAGAGAATCTGTAGTTTAGCACGCTTAATTAGGGGTTATCTTCTAGTTAGTTTAGAAAACATTGCTCAATGGCATGAGCGCGATTTAACCAATTCGGCTAACGAACGCATAACAATTCCTGCAACAACTAGTATTATTCATTATATGATTTTAAAGCTAATAGCGGTGCTAAAAAACTTAGTTGTGAAGCCAGAACAGATGGCGAAAAATCTCCAAGCCTCAAATGAGCTTTATTTATCTCAGAATTTAATGCTTCATTTAATTAAAAAAGGGCTGGATCGAAACAAGGCTTATGAATTAGTTCAAAAACTTTCCTTTGAGGCACAAGCGCGGTCTCAACCGTTAAGTCGTGTCGCTTTAGAGCATAAACAAATTAAAGAGATTTTGTCGCACCAAGAACTAGATGATTTATTTTCAGAAAACCGGTTAAAAAGTAATGTAGACATTATTTTTAACCGTACTTTAAAGCTTAAGGAAAGGAGTAACAATGATCGATTTTAG
- a CDS encoding acyl-CoA dehydrogenase family protein: MIDFSFTEEQLMIQKLARDFAQKEVAPRIKELDEKAEFDRSILTKMAELGLLGLTIPTRYGGSGGDYISLGLACEELEYVDTSLRVILSVHIGLNSLTLLSWGTEEQKQKYLVPQAQGKKIATFGLTEPNAGSDVVAIEARAHRDGDDWILNGEKMWISLADVADNFLIFAWTDPEKRKKRDHSGISCFIVERSFPGVSTATIHGKLGIRAGNTGSISLADVRVPKENMLGQEGEGFKIAMFALDQGRYTVAAGATGLIRACLDHSIKYANERKTFGEVIGKHQLVKEMITEMVVGYECARLLWLKAGWCKNKGLRSTRETSLAKMFACDASERAASLAVQIYGAYGYSNEYPVERFYRNAKGAVIYEGSREIHKIMQADYALGYRVDKPTRCTLPLPEE; this comes from the coding sequence ATGATCGATTTTAGTTTCACCGAGGAACAACTAATGATCCAAAAGTTAGCTCGGGATTTTGCCCAAAAAGAAGTAGCACCGCGGATTAAAGAACTCGATGAAAAAGCCGAGTTTGACCGTTCGATCTTAACCAAAATGGCGGAATTAGGGCTATTAGGTCTAACAATCCCTACCCGATACGGTGGGAGTGGCGGTGATTACATCTCACTGGGTTTGGCATGTGAGGAATTAGAATATGTAGATACCTCACTGCGCGTAATTCTTTCTGTGCATATCGGACTTAATAGCTTAACACTCTTAAGCTGGGGAACCGAAGAACAGAAGCAGAAATATCTAGTACCTCAAGCCCAGGGCAAAAAAATTGCAACTTTTGGGCTTACCGAACCCAATGCCGGCAGCGACGTTGTGGCGATTGAGGCCCGGGCACACCGGGATGGTGACGATTGGATTCTTAATGGCGAGAAAATGTGGATTTCCTTAGCCGATGTTGCTGATAATTTTCTAATCTTTGCCTGGACCGATCCCGAAAAGCGCAAGAAACGCGATCATTCCGGCATCAGTTGTTTTATTGTCGAGCGCAGTTTTCCCGGTGTCAGCACAGCAACTATTCACGGAAAACTAGGAATTCGGGCTGGTAACACCGGTTCCATCTCATTAGCTGATGTTCGAGTGCCCAAAGAAAATATGCTTGGACAAGAAGGTGAGGGTTTTAAAATTGCCATGTTTGCATTAGACCAGGGGCGATACACTGTAGCCGCAGGCGCTACCGGATTAATTCGGGCTTGCCTTGACCACTCAATAAAATATGCTAATGAACGTAAAACCTTTGGTGAAGTTATTGGCAAACACCAGCTAGTAAAAGAAATGATTACCGAAATGGTCGTAGGATATGAATGTGCGCGTCTTTTGTGGTTAAAAGCTGGTTGGTGTAAGAACAAAGGCTTAAGGAGTACCCGAGAAACCTCTTTGGCAAAAATGTTTGCCTGCGACGCTTCAGAACGAGCAGCATCCCTGGCCGTACAGATTTATGGTGCTTATGGTTATTCTAATGAATATCCGGTCGAGCGATTCTATCGCAATGCCAAAGGCGCAGTGATTTACGAAGGCTCACGAGAAATCCATAAAATTATGCAAGCCGATTATGCATTAGGTTACCGAGTGGATAAGCCAACTCGTTGCACTTTACCACTTCCTGAGGAATAA
- a CDS encoding universal stress protein → MFKVSKILCPTDFSEPSLYALQFAHDLARQFNAELFVIYVVPTIPLTSTPPPFTAAGIPGSLDFNAYRQTLITEAQKNLDELIKTHLSLELKITPIVEYGEPAERILHVANLFDVDLIVTATHGRTGWRHFIFGSVAEKIIRLSSRPVLTVRKPEAKLS, encoded by the coding sequence ATGTTTAAAGTATCTAAAATCCTTTGTCCAACTGATTTTTCTGAACCTTCATTATATGCGTTGCAATTCGCTCACGATTTAGCGCGACAATTTAACGCTGAGCTTTTTGTAATTTATGTCGTACCCACAATTCCTTTAACTAGTACACCGCCGCCTTTTACTGCGGCTGGTATTCCCGGAAGTCTCGATTTCAACGCCTATCGGCAAACATTAATCACTGAAGCACAAAAAAATTTAGACGAGCTTATAAAAACCCATTTAAGCTTGGAGTTAAAAATCACGCCAATTGTCGAATATGGTGAGCCGGCCGAACGAATTCTGCATGTTGCTAATCTCTTCGATGTTGACCTTATTGTTACAGCCACCCATGGCCGAACCGGCTGGCGTCATTTTATTTTCGGCTCAGTTGCCGAAAAAATTATCAGACTTTCTAGCCGGCCTGTGCTTACCGTACGAAAACCCGAAGCAAAACTGTCTTAA